In one Brassica oleracea var. oleracea cultivar TO1000 chromosome C9, BOL, whole genome shotgun sequence genomic region, the following are encoded:
- the LOC106315752 gene encoding cytochrome b561 and DOMON domain-containing protein At3g25290, giving the protein MAASSSVGISLSFFFWALLISPSVSQQTCKSQTFSGDKTYPHCLDLPQLKAFLHYSYDEPNTTLAVVFSAPPSKPGGWIAWAINPQATGMAGAQTLVAYKDPSKGVAVVKTLNISSYSTIIPSKLAFDVWDMKAEEVSGDGGGTLRIFARIKVPSDLAAKGKVNQVWQVGPGVSPKGMIAKHDFDTANLYSKGPLDLSGNNNGGGGGGEGDSRVKKRNIHGILNAVSWGILFPVGAIVARYMRIFESADPAWFYIHVSCQFSAYVIGVAGWATGLKLGHESEGVRFASHGNIGIALFSLATIQMFAMLLRPKKDHKYRLYWNIYHHGVGYSILTLGIINVFKGLSILNPQDTYKTAYIAVIASLGGIALLFEAVTWVIVLKRKSNS; this is encoded by the exons ATGGCAGCTTCTTCTTCCGTCGGAATCTCTCTCTCCTTCTTTTTCTGGGCTCTGCTAATCTCACCGTCTGTCTCACAACAAACATGCAAGTCACAGACATTCTCCGGCGACAAGACCTACCCTCATTGCCTAGACCTCCCTCAACTCAAAGCCTTCCTCCACTACTCATACGACGAACCAAACACAACCCTCGCCGTCGTCTTTTCCGCTCCGCCGTCGAAGCCTGGAGGATGGATTGCTTGGGCAATAAATCCACAAGCCACCGGCATGGCTGGAGCTCAAACCTTAGTGGCCTACAAGGACCCAAGTAAAGGCGTTGCCGTCGTGAAGACGCTAAACATTAGCTCTTACAGCACGATTATTCCGTCGAAGCTAGCGTTCGACGTTTGGGACATGAAAGCAGAGGAGGTGTCCGGAGACGGAGGAGGGACGCTGAGAATCTTCGCGAGGATTAAAGTTCCGTCTGATTTGGCTGCGAAGGGAAAGGTGAATCAGGTTTGGCAAGTCGGTCCTGGAGTGAGTCCCAAGGGGATGATAGCGAAGCACGACTTCGACACGGCGAATCTTTATTCTAAAGGACCTCTTGATTTAAGCGGCAATAACAACGGCGGCGGGGGCGGAGGCGAGGGAGATTCTAGAGTCAAGAAGAGAAAT ATTCATGGGATATTAAACGCCGTGAGTTGGGGGATTCTGTTTCCGGTCGGAGCAATAGTAGCCAGGTACATGAGGATATTTGAATCCGCAGATCCTGCTTGGTTTTACATCCACGTGTCTTGTCAGTTCTCTGCTTACGTCATTGGCGTTGCTGGTTGGGCCACCGGGCTCAAGCTCGGCCACGAGTCCGAAGGTGTTCGTTTTGCCAGCCACGGTAACATCGGCATCGCCCTCTTCTCCCTCGCCACCATTCAG ATGTTTGCGATGTTGCTAAGGCCAAAGAAAGACCACAAATATAGATTATATTGGAATATCTACCACCATGGAGTCGGCTATTCCATCCTCACCCTCGGGATCATTAATGTATTCAAAGGTCTTAGCATCTTGAACCCACAAGACACATACAAGACTGCTTACATTGCAGTGATCGCGAGCCTTGGAGGCATAGCTTTGCTCTTTGAAGCCGTCACTTGGGTCATTGTGCTCAAGAGAAAATCAAACAGCTAA